From a region of the Falco peregrinus isolate bFalPer1 chromosome 5, bFalPer1.pri, whole genome shotgun sequence genome:
- the DYNC1LI1 gene encoding cytoplasmic dynein 1 light intermediate chain 1, with translation MAAAGRAGSFGSSSSGLGSAAGFPSSPAATATTNNNVELRAGGDEDDGQNLWSCILSEVSTRSRSKLPSGKNVLLLGEDGAGKTSLIGKIQGIEEYKKGRGMEYLYLNVHDEDRDDQTRCNVWILDGDLYHKGLLKFAMEASSLKDTLIMLVVDMSRPWTALDSLQKWASVVREHIDKLKIPPEEMKEMEQKLVRDFQEYIEPGEDFPASPQRRNTSLQEDKDDSVILPLGADTLTCNLGIPVVVVCTKCDAISVLEKEHDYRDEHFDFIQSHIRRFCLQYGAALIYTSVKENKNIDLVYKYIVQKLYGFPFNVPAVVVEKDAVFIPAGWDNDKKIGILHENFQTLKAEDNFEDIITKPPVRKFVHEKEIVAEDDQVFLMKQQSQLAKQPPTAAGRPVDASPRVPGGSPRTPNRSVTSNVASVTPIPTGSKKIDPNMKAGATSEGVLANFFNSLLSKKTGSPGGPGGVGGSPGGGGTGGAGSNLPSSAKKSGQKPVLTDVQAELDRISRKPEMVSPTTPTSPTEGEAS, from the exons atggcggcggcggggagagcCGGTTCTTTCGGCTCCTCTTCTTCTGGGCTCGGTTCGgctgctggttttccttcttcGCCCGCCGCTACGGCCACGACCAACAACAATGTGGAGCTGCGGGCAGGCGGCGATGAGGACGATGGGCAGAACCTCTG GTCCTGCATCCTCAGCGAGGTGTCCACGCGCTCCCGCTCTAAGCTGCCTTCGGGGAAGAACGTCCTCCTGCTGG GTGAAGATGGAGCAGGTAAAACTAGCTTAATAGGAAAAATCCAAGGAATAGAGGAGtacaaaaaaggaagaggaatggagtatttgtatttaaatgtgCATGATGAAGATCGAGATG aCCAAACAAGATGTAATGTATGGATTTTGGATGGTGATCTCTATCACAAAGGTCTTCTTAAATTTGCAATGGAGGCAAGCTCTCTAAAGGACACTCTAATTATGTTGGTAGTAGACATGTCTAGGCCTTGGACTGCACTGGATTCTTTACAAAAATGGGCAAGTGTTGTAAGAGAACATATTGACAAGTTAAAAATACCTcctgaagaaatgaaagaaatggagCAAAAGT tggTAAGAGACTTCCAGGAGTATATAGAACCAGGCGAGGATTTTCCAGCTTctccacagagaagaaatacttCATTACAGGAAGACAAAGATGACAGTGTGATTTTACCCCTGGGTGCAGATACACTAACATGTAACTTAGGCATTCCAGTAGTAGTAGTTTGTACAAAG TGTGATGCCATCAGCGTTCTGGAAAAAGAGCATGACTACAGAGATGAACACTTTGACTTCATTCAGTCACATATCAGACGGTTCTGCTTACAATAT GGTGCAGCACTTATTTACACTTCAGTAAAGGAGAACAAAAACATTGATTTAGTGTATAAATATATAGTCCAGAAGTTGTATGGATTTCCTTTCAATGTTCCAGCTGTTGTTGTGGAAAAAGACGCAGTATTTAT TCCTGCAGGTTGGGATAATGACAAGAAGATAGGAATATTGCACGAGAACTTTCAGACActaaaagcagaagacaatTTTGAAGATATCATAACAAAACCACCAGTCAGAAAG TTTGTTCACGAAAAAGAAATTGTAGCAGAAGATGACCAAGTGTTTCTTATGAAGCAGCAG TCACAGCTGGCGAAACAACCACCTACTGCTGCAGGAAGGCCAGTG gatgCTTCTCCAAGAGTTCCCGGTGGATCTCCTAGAACACCAAATAGATCCGTAACATCAAACGTTGCCAGTGTTACACCTATCCCTACTGGGTCAAAAAAAATTGATCCCAATATGAAAG CTGGAGCTACTAGCGAAGGAGTCCTGGCTAACTTCTTCAATAGTCTCCTGAGCAAGAAAACTGGTTCCCCTGGTGGTCCTGGTGGTGTTGGTGGCAGTCCAGGAGGAGGCGGCACTGGAGGTGCTGGCAGCAACCTGCCATCATCAGCAAAAAAGTCAG GTCAGAAGCCAGTTTTAACAGATGTTCAGGCAGAATTGGACAGAATTTCACGAAAACCTGAAATGGTCTCTCCTACAACACCTACATCTCCCACAGAAGGTGAAGCATCTTGA